In Naumovozyma castellii chromosome 1, complete genome, one DNA window encodes the following:
- the CHS3 gene encoding chitin synthase CHS3 (ancestral locus Anc_3.223), whose product MATEDDYYLNLNQDQESLLRSRSSLGSNAPHRQGSLVRPERNRFNNPENPHYYYVQKTQEQQDHLSVQPSTTGINPTRQSLRSSIRSQRSNRSRESDGEYPLQDFNSRDKDIDDVDDEPTRIKPSKKTLKREKDNSLTLWQLYCYAITFWAPGSLLALFGMPDKPRQMAWREKMALLSVIGYIGAIVAYLTFGFTRTVCSTQKLRLEINDISVAYVTVNGKAYQLNASLSEGSDFEVKNDTMCGPWTAGGKDISFLYQNVNGNCHNIIKPKDDCDIPHDDDNNLAWYFPCKQINQDGSSKPNFTIDNYAGWGCHTNEDERKAFYDLDSVADIYFSWDDIKNSSRNLVVYNGHVLDLDLLDWLEKDQLDYPPLFDDLRDSNLQGYDLSVILSNGHERKIARCLSEIIKVGEVDSKTVGCIASDVVLYVSLVFILSVVVAKFLVACYFRWFVSRKQGASEVDNKTMDKHLNAIEDWSENIGTQGPINQVSPNLRPKKYSRMHKRESTFNMLQNRSSKMLQLNESVLDLDTTVGSSNVNDQFGGMTTMTIQNANQTAAFDSNANKKSHSRNPSTLFPSSSMLWNNTTVSPVPGATTMESLDPSIIHPDIVQQPPLNYMPFNFPLIHTFCFVTCYSEDEAGLRTTLDSLSTTDYPNSHKLLMVVCDGLIKGSGNDKTTPEIALDMMEDFVTEPEDVLPYSYVAVASGTKRHNMAKIYAGFYKYNDDTVPPEKQQRVPMLIIVKCGTPDEQGSAKPGNRGKRDSQVILMSFLQKITFDERMTELEFQLLKNIWQITGLMASYYETVLMVDADTKVFPDSLTHMVAEMVKDPVIMGLCGETKIANKAQSWVTAIQVFEYFISHHQSKAFESVFSSVTCLPGCFSIYRIKSPKGPDGYWVPILGNPDIVERYSDNVTDTLHKKNLLLLGEDRYLSSLMLKTFPKRKQVFVPKAACKTIVPDSFRVLLSQRRRWINSTVHNLLELVLLRDLCGTFCFSMQFIIGIELIGTLVLPLAICFTIYVVIFAIVSHPTPILTLILLAIILGLPGLIVVVTATRWSYLMWMAIYIIALPIWNLILPSYAYWKFDDFSWGDTRTIAGGNKADDELEGEFDHSMIKMRTWREFEREDRMTRSKSIQDVSDNIFLT is encoded by the coding sequence ATGGCTACCGAGGATGATTATTACttgaatttaaatcaaGATCAAGAATCACTTCTTCGATCCAGATCAAGCTTAGGGTCCAATGCGCCACACAGACAGGGTTCCCTTGTAAGGCCAGAAAGAAATAGATTTAACAATCCAGAGAATccacattattattatgtaCAAAAGACGCAAGAACAGCAAGATCATCTGTCTGTGCAACCTTCAACTACAGGTATAAATCCAACAAGACAATCCCTGCGTAGTTCAATTCGATCCCAACGTAGCAATAGGAGTCGTGAATCAGACGGTGAATATCCATTACAAGATTTTAATTCAAGAGACAAGGATATTGATGACGTTGACGATGAGCCTACACGTATAAAGCCATCTAAGAAGACTttaaaaagagaaaaggaTAATTCATTAACTTTATGGCAGTTGTATTGCTATGCAATTACTTTTTGGGCCCCAGGTTCACTCTTAGCATTATTTGGAATGCCCGATAAGCCACGACAAATGGCATGGAGAGAAAAGATGGCTTTGCTATCTGTTATTGGTTATATTGGTGCGATTGTCGCATATTTGACCTTTGGATTCACGAGAACTGTTTGCAGTACCCAAAAATTACGTTTGGAAATCAATGATATTTCGGTAGCTTACGTTACTGTAAATGGGAAGGCATATCAATTAAACGCTTCGCTTTCGGAAGGTTCTGATTTTGAAGTAAAAAATGATACCATGTGTGGACCTTGGACAGCAGGTGGTAAAGATATTTCATTCCTTTATCAAAATGTGAATGGTAATTGTCATAACATTATAAAACCAAAAGATGACTGTGACATTCCtcatgatgatgataataatttggCATGGTATTTCCCTTGTAAACAGATCAACCAAGACGGTTCCTCAAAACCAAACTTCACAATAGATAATTATGCTGGATGGGGGTGTCATacaaatgaagatgaaagaaAAGCTTTCTATGACCTAGACAGTGTAGCTGACATTTATTTCTCATGGGATGATATTAAAAACTCATCACGGAATTTAGTGGTATATAACGGACATGTCCTCGATCTGGATTTACTTGATTGGTTAGAGAAAGACCAACTTGATTATCCGCCACTCTTTGATGACTTGAGAGACTCCAATTTACAAGGTTATGATTTGTCCGTCATTCTTTCGAATGGGCATGAAAGGAAAATTGCAAGATGTCTTTCAGAAATCATAAAAGTTGGTGAAGTTGATTCGAAAACTGTTGGCTGCATTGCCTCAGATGTTGTTTTGTACGTTTCACTGgtctttattctttctgTGGTTGTAGCCAAATTTCTAGTAGCATGTTACTTCCGTTGGTTTGTTTCAAGAAAACAGGGTGCATCAGAGGTTGATAATAAAACAATGGATAAACACCTAAATGCGATTGAAGATTGGTCTGAAAATATCGGAACACAGGGACCGATAAACCAAGTCTCGCCGAACCTACGaccaaagaaatattcaCGCATGCATAAGAGAGAATCAACTTTTAATATGTTACAAAACCGTAGCTCCAAAATGCttcaattaaatgaatcagTTCTGGATTTGGATACTACTGTTGGTTCATCAAATGTGAATGATCAATTTGGTGGAATGACTACCATGACAATTCAAAATGCTAATCAAACAGCTGCCTTCGATTCTAACGCTAACAAGAAATCACATTCACGTAACCCCTCCACTCTTTtcccttcttcttccatgCTATGGAACAACACTACTGTTTCACCAGTTCCAGGTGCTACCACCATGGAAAGCTTAGATCCGTCTATTATTCATCCAGACATTGTTCAACAACCACCTCTAAATTATATGCCCTTCAActttcctttaattcatACATTTTGTTTTGTGACTTGTTACTCCGAGGATGAGGCAGGACTAAGAACAACTTTAGACTCTTTAAGTACAACTGATTATCCAAACTCTCACAAGTTACTAATGGTTGTCTGTGACGGGCTAATTAAAGGTTCGGGTAATGACAAAACAACTCCAGAAATTGCATTAGATATGATGGAAGATTTCGTTACTGAACCAGAAGATGTGTTACCTTACTCTTATGTTGCAGTTGCATCAGGTACAAAGAGACATAATATGGCTAAGATCTATGCAGGTTTctataaatataatgatgataCAGTACCACCTGAGAAACAGCAACGTGTTCCCATGCTTATAATTGTCAAGTGTGGTACCCCTGATGAACAAGGTTCTGCTAAGCCTGGTAATAGAGGTAAGCGTGATTCTCAAGTTATCCTCATGTCTTTCTTACAAAAGATTACATTTGATGAGAGAATGACCgaattggaatttcaattactgaaaaatatttggcAAATCACGGGTCTAATGGCAAGTTACTATGAAACAGTCCTCATGGTGGATGCCGATACCAAAGTGTTCCCAGATTCTTTAACACATATGGTAGCTGAAATGGTAAAGGATCCTGTCATTATGGGACTTTGTGGTGAAACTAAGATTGCAAACAAGGCACAATCATGGGTTACTGCAATTCAAGtctttgaatatttcatttctcATCATCAATCAAAGGCATTCGAATCTGTTTTTAGTTCAGTCACGTGTTTGCCTGGGTGTTTCTCTATTTATCGTATCAAATCTCCAAAGGGACCTGATGGATATTGGGTTCCTATTCTGGGTAACCCTGATATTGTGGAAAGGTACTCGGACAATGTCACAGATACCTTGCATAAAAAGAATTTACTGCTGCTAGGTGAAGATAGGTACTTATCGTCTTTGATGTTGAAAACATTTCCAAAGAGAAAACAAGTTTTTGTTCCAAAAGCGGCATGCAAGACAATCGTACCAGACAGTTTCAGAGTTTTATTATCTCAACGTCGTCGTTGGATTAATTCGACTGTTCATAATTTACTTGAGTTAGTTCTACTAAGAGATTTATGTGGTACCTTCTGCTTCTCTATGCAATTTATTATCggaattgaattaattggtACGCTGGTGTTGCCATTGGCTATCTGTTTCACAATTTATGTTGTCATCTTTGCAATTGTTTCACACCCTACACCTATCCTTactttaatattattggCCATTATCCTTGGTCTTCCCGGgttaattgttgttgttactGCTACGAGATGGTCTTATCTAATGTGGATGGCTATCTACATTATTGCCCTACCTATCTGGAACCTTATTTTACCCTCGTATGCATACTGGAAATTTGATGACTTCTCATGGGGTGATACGCGAACGATTGCTGGTGGGAATAAAGCAGATGATGAACTAGAAGGTGAGTTTGATCATTCGATGATCAAGATGAGAACATGGagagaatttgaaagagaagataGAATGACAAGAAGTAAAAGTATTCAAGATGTCTCggataatatattcttaaCATGA
- the CHS2 gene encoding chitin synthase CHS2 (ancestral locus Anc_3.224) — protein MTKNPFMVDPSSGSPERHSRPALARFHTNTSSTSEYTQQSQDDYPEELDHSRNFQGLPPSPSRAALRYSPDRRHRTQFYRDSVHNSPVNINRYTANLQESPKRNNDVVLEFNGADNSRGDLIDSYYASQPPILLSPQQEPATNNLFNAPRRLSQTSKLTFSTTSTATRSSTYDDDEKFRKSFDEESSVLSSETFTETRFEVNHPVRRDYVRRANSESKRRPIPHVPKEKTILKLDNPIPRGLLDTLPRRGSPEFTEMRYTACTVDPDEFLEAGYSLRFAEMNRECQIVICITMYNEDKISLARTLHSIMKNVAHLCNRQKSHVWGKDGWKKVSVILVSDGRAKVNQGALDYLAALGVYQEDMAKASVNGDPVKAHVFELTTQVSINSDLDYVSKDIVPVQLVFCLKEENKKKINSHRWLFNAFCPVLQPTVVCLVDVGTRLNHTAIYHLWKVFDRDSNVAGAAGQIVTMKGKLGRKLLNPLVASQNFEYKISNILDKPLESVFGYISVLPGALSAYRYRALQNHADGTGPLNSYFLGETQDGSDQDVFTANMYLAEDRILCWELVAKRDAKWVLKYVKEATGETDVPEDVPEFISQRRRWLNGAMFAALYAQLHFFQVWKTTHSVTRKFFLHIEFFYQFVQMLFSWFSIANFVLTFYYLAGSMNKVIKHGEALFIFFKYLIFCDLASLFIISMGNRPQGAKHLFITSMVILTVCATYSLICGFIFAFKALCEPGTSNKVFINVVVSLLSTYGLYFFSSLMYLDPWHMFTSSIQYFFTLPAFTCTLQIFAFCNTHDVSWGTKGSDIATKQLSKAIVVQGPDGKQIVETNWPQEVDKKFMEIKSRLKEIEFEEPVKNPAQERNDYYRDVRTRIVMIWMLSNLILIMAIIQAFSPERVNNGYLIFILWSVAALALFRVLGSMGFLFVKYLTMIVSYKNKAENTGSWGVSKMDMPKVGSIFNKT, from the coding sequence ATGACTAAAAATCCATTTATGGTTGATCCATCGAGTGGATCTCCAGAGAGGCACAGTAGACCTGCTCTAGCAAGGTTTCACACAAATACAAGCTCAACTTCTGAATATACCCAACAAAGTCAAGATGATTACCCTGAGGAATTAGATCACTCGAGGAATTTCCAAGGTCTTCCACCATCTCCCTCTAGGGCCGCCCTAAGATACTCTCCAGACCGTCGTCACAGAACACAATTTTATCGTGATAGTGTCCATAATTCTCCTGTTAATATAAATAGGTATACTGCTAATTTGCAGGAGTCCccaaaaagaaacaatgaCGTTGTCCTTGAATTCAATGGAGCTGATAATAGTCGTGGAGATTTGATTGACAGCTACTACGCTAGCCAACCACCTATCCTATTAAGTCCGCAACAAGAACCGGCAaccaataatttatttaatgcTCCAAGAAGACTTTCACAAACCTCGAAACTTACATTTTCAACTACTTCGACTGCGACAAGATCTTCCACAtacgatgacgatgaaaaattccgcaaatcatttgatgaagaatcatCCGTCTTATCAAGTGAAACTTTCACTGAAACAAGATTTGAAGTAAACCATCCAGTTCGTCGTGACTATGTTAGACGTGCTAATTCTGAGAGCAAGAGAAGACCAATTCCTCATGttccaaaagaaaaaacCATTCTTAAGTTGGATAATCCAATCCCAAGAGGTTTATTAGACACACTTCCAAGAAGAGGTTCTCCTGAATTCACTGAAATGAGGTACACAGCATGCACTGTAGACCCAGATGAATTCTTGGAAGCTGGTTATTCCTTGAGATTTGCAGAGATGAATCGTGAGTGTCAAATTGTAATTTGTATCACGATGTATAATGAAGACAAAATATCATTGGCAAGAACCTTacattcaataatgaaaaatgttgCACACTTATGTAACCGTCAAAAATCCCATGTTTGGGGTAAAGATGGTTGGAAAAAGGTTTCTGTAATCTTAGTGAGTGACGGGAGAGCTAAAGTTAACCAAGGTGCTTTGGATTATTTGGCTGCCTTGGGTGTTTATCAAGAGGATATGGCCAAGGCATCTGTTAATGGTGATCCGGTAAAGGCTCatgtttttgaattgaCCACTCAGGTTTCCATTAACTCCGATCTAGATTATGTTTCCAAGGATATTGTTCCCGTTCAATTGGTATTTTGTTTGAAAGAggaaaacaaaaagaaaattaattcCCATCGTTGGTTATTTAATGCATTTTGTCCTGTCTTGCAACCTACTGTCGTTTGTCTGGTCGATGTCGGTACCCGTTTAAATCATACTGCCATTTATCACTTATGGAAAGTTTTCGATAGAGATTCCAACGTAGCTGGTGCTGCAGGACAAATTGTCACAATGAAGGGTAAATTGGGTCGTAAATTATTGAACCCATTGGTTGCATCACAAAACTTTGAATAtaagatttcaaatattttagaCAAACCTCTAGAAAGTGTTTTCGGTTATATTTCAGTGTTACCGGGCGCTCTGTCAGCATATAGATATCGTGCCTTACAAAATCATGCCGATGGTACTGGTCCATTAAACTCATATTTCTTGGGTGAGACTCAAGATGGGAGTGACCAAGATGTTTTCACTGCTAACATGTATCTTGCCGAGGACAGAATTTTATGTTGGGAGCTTGTAGCAAAGAGGGATGCCAAGTGGGTTTTGAAGTATGTCAAAGAAGCTACAGGTGAAACAGATGTTCCTGAGGATGTGCCGGAATTTATTTCTCAAAGAAGACGTTGGTTAAATGGTGCAATGTTTGCTGCACTTTACGCTCAACTTCATTTCTTCCAAGTTTGGAAAACTACCCATTCAGTTACTCgtaaattttttcttcatattgaatttttctaccaatttgttcaaatgCTGTTTTCTTGGTTTTCAATTGCAAATTTTGTCCTAAcgttttattatttggcTGGTTCAATGAATAAAGTTATCAAACATGGTGAAGCTTTattcatctttttcaaatatttgatattctGTGATTTAGCCAgtttattcattatatcCATGGGTAATAGACCACAAGGGGCAAAgcatttatttattaccTCAATGGTGATCTTGACTGTCTGCGCAacatattctttaatttgtGGTTTTATTTTTGCGTTTAAGGCTCTTTGTGAACCAGGTACATCAAATAAAGTATTTATAAATGTTGTCGTTTCATTACTTTCCACCTATggattatattttttctcATCTTTGATGTACTTGGACCCATGGCACATGTTTACCTCATccattcaatatttcttcaccCTACCTGCCTTTACCTGCACTTTACAAATTTTCGCCTTCTGTAATACACATGATGTCTCTTGGGGTACAAAGGGTTCTGATATCGCCACCAAACAATTATCAAAGGCTATCGTGGTGCAAGGACCTGATGGGAAACAGATTGTGGAGACAAATTGGCCACAAGAAGTTGATAAAAAGTTTATGGAAATAAAGAGTCGTTTGAAAGAGATCGAATTTGAGGAACCAGTCAAGAATCCAGCACAGGAACGTAACGATTATTATAGAGATGtaagaacaagaattgtCATGATATGGATGCTTTCCAATCTAATTCTAATCATGGCCATCATTCAGGCCTTCTCCCCAGAGAGAGTCAATAATGGTTATTTAATTTTCATCTTATGGTCTGTGGCAGCTTTGGCATTATTTAGAGTACTTGGTTCCATGGGGTTCTTGTTTGTCAAGTATTTAACCATGATTGTCAGTTACAAGAATAAGGCTGAAAACACAGGATCATGGGGTGTGTCAAAGATGGATATGCCAAAAGTCGGAAGTATTTTCAACAAAACATGA
- the FUR4 gene encoding uracil permease (ancestral locus Anc_3.221), with protein sequence MPADDLAIMFSHATKGGHIYENEEYEPLQENIEPVDNNFESSNGYRPSGKRHDDDDKESATKFATFETYEQSTYDEEKASLKQPEYKSKWEKFYNEHLVVDKSTVGVSLLDSFMFNNDLKPVEKKRRVWSWYNFCYFWLAECFNINTWQIAATGLQLGLNWWQCWITIWIGYGFVGLFVVLASRIGSAYHLSFPISSRASFGVFFSLWPIINRVVMAIVWYSVQSWIALTPVSLMLRSIFGKNLPDRIPDHFGSPNATTYEFMCFFIFWVVEFPFLLIQPHKVRHLFTVKAALVPFASFGFLIWAVRKAGGTIALGSLNSVQPQGSAFSWAFLRSIMGCMANFSTMVINAPDFSRFSKSKNSALWSQFICIPFLFSITCLIGILVTAAGYELYGENYWSPLDVLEQFLIRSYTKGTRAGVFLISFVFAVAQLGTNISANSLSCGTDMSALLPKFINIRRGSVFCALMALCICPWNMMATSSKFTMALSAYAIFLSSIAGVVCADYFVVRRGYIKLTHIYSHQKGSFYMYGNRFGINWRALVGYLCGVGPNLPGFISSVGDIPISDGPMKLYYLNYWMGYAFSFVSYVFLCYFFPVPGTPVNNILKDKGWFQRWVNVEEFEEEWRTALRKKDLSDDVVSIAEHSHEKTFY encoded by the coding sequence ATGCCGGCAGATGATTTAGCTATTATGTTTAGCCATGCGACCAAAGGTGGCCACATATACGAGAATGAAGAGTATGAACCCCTGCAGGAAAACATAGAACCGGTTGACAACAATTttgaatcttcaaatggGTATAGACCTTCTGGCAAACGTcatgacgatgatgacaAGGAGTCTGCGACAAAATTTGCAACGTTTGAGACTTACGAACAATCAACGTACGACGAGGAAAAGGCAAGTCTTAAACAGCCTGAATATAAATCaaaatgggaaaaattCTATAATGAACACTTAGTGGTTGATAAATCTACGGTAGgtgtttcattattggattCCTTTATGTTTAACAACGACTTAAAACCAgtggagaagaaaagaagagtATGGTCCTGGTATAATTTCTGTTATTTCTGGTTGGCCGAATGTTTTAATATCAATACTTGGCAAATTGCTGCTACAGGTTTACAACTAGGTCTAAATTGGTGGCAATGTTGGATTACCATTTGGATTGGGTACGGGTTTGTTGGACTGTTTGTCGTTCTAGCCTCAAGAATTGGGTCGGCATATCATCTTTCATTTCCAATATCATCGAGAGCATCATTTGGTgtctttttctctttgtgGCCTATTATCAATCGTGTTGTTATGGCTATTGTTTGGTACTCCGTTCAATCATGGATTGCTTTAACTCCAGTTTCTCTCATGCTAAGGTCAATCTTTGGTAAAAATCTTCCGGATAGAATTCCAGATCATTTTGGGTCACCAAATGCTACCACTTATGAATTTATGTgttttttcatcttttgGGTGGTTGAATTCCCATTCCTTTTAATCCAACCACATAAGGTAAGACATTTATTTACTGTCAAAGCTGCATTAGTTCCATTTGCATCGTTTGGGTTCCTTATATGGGCTGTAAGAAAGGCTGGTGGTACCATTGCTTTAGGTTCCTTGAATTCCGTTCAACCACAGGGTTCTGCATTTTCATGGGCGTTCTTAAGATCTATTATGGGTTGTATGGCAAACTTCTCCACAATGGTCATTAACGCACcagatttttcaagattttcGAAATCAAAGAACTCAGCTCTTTGGTCGCAATTTATTTGCATCCCCTTCTTATTTTCCATTACCTGTTTAATTGGTATTTTGGTTACTGCCGCTGGGTACGAACTATACGGTGAAAATTATTGGTCTCCATTGGATGTCTTGGAACAGTTTTTGATTAGATCATACACCAAAGGTACAAGAGCTGGTGTCTTCCTAATTTCCTTCGTATTTGCTGTGGCACAATTGGGTACCAATATTTCGGCCAATTCCTTATCATGTGGTACAGATATGTCTGCACTTCTACccaaattcatcaacatTAGACGTGGTTCAGTTTTCTGTGCACTTATGGCTCTATGTATTTGTCCATGGAATATGATGGCTACCTCAAGTAAATTTACCATGGCTCTATCAGCATATGCCATTTTCTTATCAAGTATTGCCGGTGTTGTTTGTGCAGATTATTTCGTTGTTAGAAGAGGTTACATAAAATTGACCCATATTTATTCTCATCAAAAGGGTTCATTTTATATGTATGGTAACAGGTTTGGTATTAACTGGAGGGCTTTAGTCGGTTATTTGTGTGGTGTTGGACCAAATCTGCCGGGTTTTATTTCATCTGTCGGGGATATCCCCATTTCAGATGGGCCAATGAAattgtattatttaaattattggatgGGATATGCGTTCAGTTTCGTATCTTATGTTTTTCTATGCTATTTCTTCCCAGTCCCAGGTACTCCTGTCAATAATATCCTCAAGGATAAAGGTTGGTTTCAAAGATGGGTTAatgttgaagaatttgaagaggAATGGAGGACAGCTTTACGTAAGAAGGACTTATCTGATGATGTAGTTAGTATAGCTGAGCATTCCCATGAAAAAACCTTCTATTAA
- the GAL1 gene encoding galactokinase (ancestral locus Anc_3.219), with product MSVPEYSAATKDLPKPLATKCPVITEKFVKAYGAEPDFIARSPGRVNLIGEHIDYADFSVLPLAIDVDMLLAVKVLNEKNPSITLTNSDARFAQRKFDLPLDGSYVAIDPSISDWSNYFKCGLHVAQEFLKEIAPKFQTAPLVGLQIFCQGNVPTGSGLSSSAAFICATALAIIRANMGKDYHLTKHDLTKITVVAEHYVGVNNGGMDQAASVCGEEDHALYVEFKPELKATPFKFPQLKKGDVQFVIANTLVVSNKVETGPTNYNLRVVEVTAAANVLAKKYGVVLKHEGASSLNKGNLRDFMNAYYARYHNAEAWDGEVATGVERLNKMLELVEETFAPMKAGYTVEQAAESLGCSKEEFTKDYLTTFPVRFQVLKLYQRAKHVYSESLRVLEALQLMTKAKFASDEDFFKQFGALMNQSQASCDKLYECSCPETDKICSIALQNGSYGSRLTGAGWGGCTVHLVHGGENNSVERVKKALIDQYYKVKFPNITDAELEEAIIVSKPALGSCLYEL from the coding sequence ATGTCTGTTCCAGAATATTCCGCTGCTACTAAAGATCTACCAAAGCCTTTAGCTACCAAATGTCCAGTCATCACTGAAAAGTTCGTCAAGGCTTACGGTGCTGAACCAGACTTCATCGCTAGATCTCCAGGTAGAGTCAACTTGATCGGTGAACATATCGATTATGCTGATTTCTCAGTCTTGCCATTGGCCATCGACGTCGACATGTTATTGGCCGTCAAAGTTCTAAACGAAAAGAACCCATCTATTACTCTAACCAATTCTGATGCCAGATTTGCTCAAAGAAAGTTCGACTTACCATTAGATGGTTCTTACGTTGCTATTGACCCATCTATTTCTGACTGGTCTAACTATTTCAAGTGTGGTCTACATGTCGCAcaagaatttttgaaggaaattgcTCCAAAATTCCAAACTGCTCCATTAGTCGGTCTACAAATCTTCTGTCAAGGTAACGTCCCAACTGGGTCCGGTCTTTCCTCCTCCGCTGCCTTTATTTGTGCTACTGCTTTGGCCATCATTAGAGCCAACATGGGTAAGGACTACCATTTGACTAAGCATGATTTGACCAAGATCACTGTCGTCGCCGAACATTACGTTGGTGTCAACAATGGTGGTATGGATCAAGCTGCTTCCGTTTGTGGTGAAGAAGACCATGCTCTATACGTTGAATTCAAGCCTGAATTAAAGGCTACTCCATTCAAGTTCCcacaattgaagaagggTGATGTTCAATTCGTCATTGCTAACACTTTGGTTGTCTCTAACAAGGTCGAAACTGGTCCAACCAACTACAACTTGAGAGTCGTCGAAGTTACCGCCGCCGCTAATGTCTTGGCTAAGAAGTACGGTGTTGTCTTGAAACATGAAGGTGCTTCCAGTTTGAACAAGGGTAACTTGAGAGATTTCATGAACGCTTACTACGCTAGATACCACAACGCTGAAGCTTGGGATGGTGAAGTCGCCACTGGTGTCGAAAGATTGAACAAGATGTTGGAATTAGTCGAAGAAACTTTTGCTCCAATGAAGGCTGGTTACACCGTCGAACAAGCTGCTGAATCTCTAGGTTGTTCCAAGGAAGAATTTACTAAGGATTACTTAACCACTTTCCCAGTTAGATTCCAAGTCTTGAAGTTATACCAAAGAGCTAAGCATGTCTACTCTGAATCTCTAAGAGTTTTGGAAGCTTTGCAATTGATGACCAAGGCCAAATTTGCCtctgatgaagatttcttcaagCAATTTGGTGCCCTAATGAACCAATCTCAAGCTTCTTGTGACAAATTATACGAATGTTCTTGTCCAGAAACTGATAAGATCTGCTCTATCGCTCTACAAAACGGTTCTTACGGTTCTCGTTTGACTGGTGCCGGTTGGGGTGGTTGTACCGTTCATTTGGTTCATGGTGGTGAAAACAACAGTGTCGAAAGAGTTAAGAAGGCTTTGATTGACCAATACTACAAGGTCAAATTCCCAAACATTACTGACGctgaattggaagaagCTATTATTGTTTCTAAGCCAGCTTTGGGTAGTTGTTTGTACGAATTATAA
- the POA1 gene encoding ADP-ribose 1''-phosphate phosphatase (ancestral locus Anc_3.222) — protein MSIIRYITGDILKPKPYPRIIIHSCNCNGSWGGGIAYQLAVKYPEAETVYMNHCTKYGSKLLGSSLLIPSFKDSDVLIACLFTSSFGGSSHDHSSSILRYTEEAINDLINTIATEKGGPIYGAELQKPLTEYELELPKINSGIFGVPWELTEQVLKKYTGNISFNVYTF, from the coding sequence ATGAGTATTATAAGGTATATTACCGGCGACATTTTGAAACCAAAGCCTTATCCTAGAATAATAATCCATTCATGCAATTGCAACGGTTCGTGGGGAGGTGGTATTGCCTATCAACTGGCTGTTAAATATCCAGAAGCTGAGACTGTATACATGAATCATTGCACAAAATATGGTTCTAAATTATTAGGTAGCTCGTTGCTGATACCCAGCTTTAAGGACTCGGATGTTCTAATCGCTTGCCTCTTCACATCATCGTTTGGTGGTTCCAGTCATGATCATAGTAGTAGCATTTTACGTTATACCGAAGAGGCtattaatgatttgatcAATACTATAGCGACAGAAAAGGGGGGACCTATTTATGGCGCAGAACTGCAAAAACCCCTAACTGAATATGAATTAGAGCTTCCAAAAATTAACAGTGGCATCTTTGGTGTCCCATGGGAGTTAACTGAACAAGTATTAAAGAAGTATACTGGAAATATATCTTTTAATGTCTATACATTCtaa